A stretch of Vicinamibacterales bacterium DNA encodes these proteins:
- a CDS encoding DUF2306 domain-containing protein, protein MLLPVHVAAGAVAILTGYLALFATKGASVHRRSGTIFVCAMLVMALTGAIVAAGRPGAAVNIPAGLVTAYLIATAYVTVRPRSARLQTFERAAMIAAFLFGAVASAIAVSGSQGAFTAPLLMFAGIALLGGNGDRRMLRTGGLDGAARLKRHLWRMCTGLFVAAASFFLGPPARVPEPLRLPPFRILPLVALAAMAVWLWRLRARRTSARVLTAGVSEAL, encoded by the coding sequence ATGCTCCTCCCGGTTCACGTCGCTGCCGGCGCGGTCGCAATTCTCACCGGCTATCTCGCGCTGTTCGCGACCAAGGGTGCGTCGGTGCACCGGCGCAGCGGAACGATCTTCGTGTGCGCCATGCTGGTCATGGCGCTCACCGGCGCGATCGTCGCGGCGGGCCGTCCGGGCGCCGCGGTGAACATCCCGGCGGGACTCGTGACCGCCTATCTGATCGCGACTGCCTACGTCACGGTGCGTCCGCGCTCGGCGCGGCTGCAAACGTTCGAGCGGGCGGCGATGATCGCGGCGTTCCTGTTCGGCGCCGTCGCCTCGGCGATCGCTGTCAGCGGCAGCCAGGGTGCATTCACCGCACCGCTGCTGATGTTCGCGGGCATCGCGCTGCTCGGCGGGAATGGCGATCGGCGGATGCTGCGCACGGGCGGCCTCGACGGCGCCGCGAGGCTGAAGCGCCATCTGTGGCGCATGTGCACCGGCTTGTTCGTTGCCGCCGCTTCCTTCTTCCTTGGTCCGCCCGCACGCGTGCCGGAACCGCTGCGTCTGCCGCCGTTCCGCATCCTTCCGCTCGTCGCGCTGGCGGCGATGGCGGTGTGGCTGTGGCGGCTGCGTGCGAGACGAACGTCCGCGCGCGTGCTGACGGCCGGCGTGTCCGAGGCGCTGTGA
- a CDS encoding class I SAM-dependent methyltransferase, with amino-acid sequence MKSEWFASWFDSPYYHRLYAHRDESEASRFVDALIARLGPGAGASVLDLGCGAGRHARRLADKGLDVTGLDLAADSIRAASLHAHERLRFARHDMRVPFGFDTFDIVFNLFTSFGYFERAEEHLAVVRNVSASLKPGGVFVLDYLNAARAAAQLTPYEAVERDGVRFRISRRADAAHIFKRIAVDAGSGAPVIEYEERVAAFSLEDFRLMFALYGLTIETVYGDYQLAPFEGASSPRLIVVASKTGGARDGDYLRDARESFVRMRLSVSGDTPRYDASIFCGTRCAIEG; translated from the coding sequence ATGAAGTCCGAATGGTTTGCGTCCTGGTTCGACTCGCCTTACTACCACCGGTTGTACGCGCATCGCGACGAGAGCGAAGCGTCGCGGTTCGTCGACGCCCTCATCGCCCGGCTCGGGCCGGGCGCCGGCGCGTCGGTGCTCGATCTCGGCTGCGGCGCGGGACGGCACGCGCGCCGGCTCGCGGACAAGGGACTCGACGTGACCGGGCTGGATCTGGCGGCGGACAGCATCCGCGCCGCGTCGCTCCACGCGCACGAGCGGCTGCGCTTCGCGCGCCACGACATGCGGGTGCCGTTCGGGTTCGACACGTTCGACATCGTGTTCAACCTGTTCACCAGCTTCGGGTACTTCGAGCGCGCCGAGGAGCACCTGGCGGTGGTGCGCAACGTGTCCGCCTCGCTGAAGCCGGGCGGCGTGTTCGTGCTCGACTACCTGAACGCGGCCCGCGCCGCGGCGCAGCTCACGCCGTATGAAGCGGTGGAGCGGGACGGGGTGCGCTTCAGGATCTCGCGGCGCGCCGATGCGGCCCATATCTTCAAGCGGATCGCCGTCGACGCGGGAAGCGGAGCCCCCGTCATCGAGTACGAGGAGCGCGTGGCCGCCTTCTCGCTGGAAGACTTCCGCCTGATGTTCGCGCTCTACGGGCTGACGATCGAGACCGTGTACGGGGACTACCAGCTCGCTCCCTTTGAGGGCGCGTCCTCGCCGCGCCTGATCGTCGTCGCCAGCAAGACCGGCGGGGCCCGCGACGGGGACTACCTGCGCGACGCGCGGGAGAGCTTCGTGCGGATGCGGCTGAGCGTCTCGGGCGACACGCCGAGATACGACGCCAGCATCTTCTGCGGAACACGCTGCGCGATCGAGGGGTAG
- a CDS encoding PQQ-binding-like beta-propeller repeat protein — MNTNAPASLKPLRLWPGVAAAALLLALKYLAPRVLENGGLIATLGSMAAGAAIVLWWLFFSRARWRERLGILALTIAATAAVRLVVHPSIAGGMMGLMLVAMAVQMLPVALVIGAVIGQRFAPHRRTAAISAAVLIACASFTLIRTDGLFGGASQLSWRWTPTAEDRLLAQAQDTPPPAPVAAPAASPATAAPAARVEAEPAAAASRSVAPVPVKMDVRWPGFRGGERNSVVRGVQIPTDWTTAPPAEIWRRPIGPGWSSFAVAGDLLFTQEQRGPDEIVAAYRINTGKPAWMHKDPVRFYESNGGAGPRGTPTVSGGRVYALGATGILKVLDAATGAAVWKRDAIADAAIKLPGWGITSSPVVLDDIVVVAVSGALLGYDRESGNKRWFVKSRGGSYSSPQFAVIDGVPQVLLLAGAGLTSVAPSTGTVLWSNDFAGVPIVQPAVIGERDVLFSSSDAMGGLGTRRLAVSHSGDQWQVEERWTTNGLKPYFNDYVVHEGHAYGFDGNILACIDLADGTRKWKGGRYGNGQILLLAEQDLLLVVSEAGELALVRATPDQFTEVAARIPAIEGKTWNHPVVVGDRLYLRNGQEMAAFRLGVQNQ; from the coding sequence ATGAACACCAACGCACCGGCTTCTCTCAAACCGCTCCGGCTGTGGCCGGGTGTCGCCGCCGCCGCCCTGTTATTGGCATTGAAATACCTCGCGCCGCGCGTGCTCGAAAACGGCGGGCTGATCGCGACCCTCGGTTCGATGGCGGCCGGCGCCGCGATCGTCCTGTGGTGGCTGTTCTTCAGCCGGGCGCGTTGGCGCGAACGGCTCGGCATTCTCGCCTTGACGATCGCCGCGACGGCCGCCGTCCGCCTGGTCGTCCATCCATCGATCGCCGGCGGAATGATGGGCCTGATGCTCGTCGCCATGGCGGTGCAGATGCTGCCGGTGGCGCTGGTGATCGGCGCCGTCATCGGCCAGCGCTTTGCGCCGCACCGCCGAACGGCCGCCATTTCCGCCGCGGTACTGATCGCGTGCGCCTCGTTCACGCTGATTCGGACCGACGGGCTGTTCGGCGGCGCATCTCAGTTGAGCTGGCGCTGGACCCCGACAGCCGAGGATCGACTCCTCGCACAGGCACAGGACACACCGCCGCCGGCCCCGGTGGCCGCGCCCGCCGCGTCACCGGCGACGGCGGCCCCCGCCGCGCGCGTCGAGGCCGAACCTGCAGCGGCGGCAAGCCGATCCGTTGCCCCGGTGCCCGTGAAGATGGACGTGCGCTGGCCGGGATTCCGCGGCGGCGAACGCAACAGCGTGGTGCGCGGCGTGCAGATTCCCACCGACTGGACGACAGCGCCCCCCGCCGAGATCTGGCGCCGCCCGATCGGGCCGGGCTGGTCGTCGTTCGCCGTCGCCGGAGATCTCTTGTTCACCCAGGAACAGCGCGGTCCCGACGAGATCGTCGCCGCGTATCGCATCAATACCGGCAAGCCCGCGTGGATGCACAAGGATCCCGTCCGCTTCTACGAGTCGAACGGCGGCGCCGGGCCGCGCGGAACGCCGACGGTGAGCGGCGGGCGCGTCTATGCGCTCGGCGCGACGGGCATTCTCAAGGTGCTCGACGCGGCCACCGGCGCCGCCGTCTGGAAGCGCGACGCGATCGCAGACGCCGCGATCAAGCTTCCCGGGTGGGGCATCACCAGCTCACCGGTCGTGCTCGACGACATCGTCGTGGTCGCCGTCTCGGGCGCGCTGCTCGGGTACGACCGCGAGTCGGGGAACAAGCGATGGTTCGTGAAATCGAGGGGAGGGAGCTACAGCTCGCCGCAGTTTGCCGTGATCGATGGTGTGCCGCAGGTACTGCTGCTCGCGGGTGCGGGTCTGACGAGTGTCGCGCCGTCGACCGGGACCGTGCTGTGGAGCAACGACTTCGCCGGGGTGCCGATCGTGCAGCCGGCAGTGATCGGCGAGCGGGACGTCCTGTTCAGTTCCTCGGACGCGATGGGCGGTCTGGGTACGCGGCGTCTGGCCGTCTCCCACTCGGGGGATCAATGGCAGGTGGAGGAGCGCTGGACGACGAACGGGCTGAAGCCGTACTTCAACGACTACGTCGTGCACGAAGGACATGCCTACGGGTTCGACGGCAACATCCTCGCCTGCATCGATCTCGCAGACGGCACGCGCAAGTGGAAGGGGGGGCGGTACGGCAACGGTCAGATCCTGCTCCTCGCGGAGCAGGATCTGCTGCTGGTGGTTTCAGAGGCGGGCGAGCTGGCGCTCGTGCGCGCCACACCGGATCAGTTCACCGAAGTCGCGGCACGGATCCCCGCGATCGAAGGGAAGACCTGGAATCACCCCGTCGTCGTGGGCGACCGCCTCTATCTCAGGAACGGACAGGAGATGGCGGCCTTCCGGCTCGGCGTGCAGAACCAGTGA
- a CDS encoding ADOP family duplicated permease, producing MRPDERELDDEIRAHLAISVRERIDAGEDPEAARLAALRELGYVPAVRESMRQVWYSRWIDGAAALGRDLRIALRSLRRAKGLAATVVVTLALGIGANAAIFSVVRGVLLRPLVNRGEERLVYIRQSAPGIGADNITFSVPEVTDLKSRVTSIAAFGDFSTVEFTMVGLTPEPRVVKAGVVSGSFFEVMGLRPALGRLVDARDDGPDATPVVVLTHRFWTTSLNGDPSVVGRTIRLGPNPAAIVGVLEPSIPYPATTEVIANVVASPHHMSALMVTSRTHRMTELFGRLAPGATLEQARAELTAAHAAIMQAHPAAYSPQANVRVTTERLRDRIASPARTVLIVLLAAAAVVFVIACSNVANLILARSVRREGELAVRAALGAGTGALRRTLLAESLLLCGAGAALGLVLAGPFVDMVASYAARFSIRALDVRVDQSVLWIAAGLALAAAVLLAYVPRLPSSHGPAGLGLSSGSIRMTPGTNRRLRVFATTQIACSFVLLAGAGMLVATLMSMRHANTGYDMDHVLVFDIPTPATGVGMGDAKVLGFYRDAIRRIGVLPGVAGAAVGSFAPWRDAGGNGPNVPFTIDGYQRSAGEEDPRTRLRMVTPGFFGVVGIPLVAGRDFTDEDRRGNELVSIISQSIAQRLFPGGDALNRRLQWRNPINGAPLPSRIVGVVGDVDDENVVRETAMTLYLPVQQLGVGGRLFVRVAGDPYTLVPAITRTVRELAPEQPVERAATLADVRATVLSPERLNAFVFSGFAGIALLISIVGVAGVLAFSVSARTREFGIRMAVGCAPRRLLRRVVSEGAVIAAVGVVTGAAGGYLLTRTAARMITATQGPGLLPAAVAAAVLIAAALAASLVPAARASRVDVLQALRSE from the coding sequence ATGCGTCCCGACGAACGTGAGCTGGACGACGAAATCCGCGCGCACCTGGCGATCAGCGTGCGCGAGCGCATCGATGCCGGGGAGGACCCGGAAGCGGCGCGGCTGGCGGCGCTGCGCGAGCTCGGCTACGTGCCTGCCGTGCGAGAGTCGATGCGGCAGGTGTGGTACAGCCGGTGGATCGACGGCGCCGCCGCGCTTGGCCGGGACCTTCGCATCGCACTGCGCTCCCTGCGACGGGCCAAGGGACTCGCCGCCACGGTGGTGGTGACGCTCGCACTGGGCATCGGCGCCAACGCCGCCATCTTCAGCGTCGTCCGCGGCGTGCTGCTGCGGCCGCTCGTCAATCGCGGCGAGGAACGCCTCGTCTACATCCGTCAGAGCGCCCCCGGCATCGGCGCCGACAACATCACCTTCTCCGTCCCGGAGGTGACCGATCTGAAGTCGCGCGTCACCTCGATCGCGGCGTTCGGCGATTTCTCGACCGTCGAGTTCACCATGGTCGGCCTCACACCCGAGCCGCGCGTCGTGAAGGCCGGCGTCGTCAGCGGATCGTTCTTCGAGGTGATGGGGCTGCGGCCCGCGCTCGGACGCCTGGTCGATGCCCGGGACGACGGACCCGACGCCACGCCGGTCGTGGTTCTCACGCACCGGTTCTGGACCACGTCGTTGAACGGCGATCCCTCCGTGGTCGGCAGGACGATACGGCTCGGGCCGAACCCGGCGGCGATCGTCGGCGTTCTCGAGCCGTCGATTCCCTACCCGGCAACGACGGAAGTAATCGCGAACGTGGTGGCGAGCCCGCACCACATGAGCGCGCTGATGGTCACGAGCCGCACGCACCGCATGACGGAGCTGTTCGGGCGCCTCGCGCCGGGCGCCACGCTCGAGCAGGCGCGCGCCGAGCTGACCGCGGCACACGCCGCGATCATGCAGGCGCATCCAGCGGCGTACTCACCGCAGGCCAACGTGCGCGTCACCACCGAGCGGCTGCGCGATCGCATCGCCTCGCCGGCGCGCACGGTGCTGATCGTGCTGCTCGCGGCGGCGGCGGTGGTGTTCGTGATCGCGTGCTCCAACGTGGCCAATCTGATCCTGGCGCGCTCCGTCCGGCGGGAGGGAGAGCTGGCGGTCCGGGCCGCGCTCGGCGCCGGAACCGGTGCGCTTCGACGGACGCTGCTCGCCGAAAGCCTGCTGCTGTGCGGCGCGGGCGCGGCGCTCGGCCTGGTGCTGGCGGGTCCTTTCGTCGACATGGTCGCGAGCTACGCGGCGCGGTTCTCGATCCGGGCGCTCGACGTCCGCGTCGATCAGAGCGTCCTGTGGATCGCGGCCGGGCTCGCCCTCGCCGCCGCGGTGCTGCTCGCTTACGTGCCGCGGCTCCCATCGAGTCACGGGCCGGCGGGGCTGGGGCTGTCGAGCGGCAGCATCCGGATGACGCCGGGAACCAATCGCCGCCTCCGCGTGTTCGCGACGACGCAGATTGCGTGTTCGTTCGTGCTGCTCGCGGGCGCCGGAATGCTGGTGGCGACGCTGATGTCGATGCGGCACGCGAACACCGGTTACGACATGGATCACGTGCTGGTGTTCGACATCCCGACGCCGGCGACGGGCGTCGGGATGGGAGACGCCAAGGTCCTGGGCTTCTACCGCGACGCGATCCGCAGGATCGGCGTGCTGCCCGGCGTCGCCGGAGCGGCGGTCGGCAGCTTCGCGCCATGGCGCGACGCGGGTGGAAACGGGCCGAACGTGCCCTTCACGATCGACGGCTATCAGCGGTCCGCGGGCGAAGAGGATCCGCGCACGCGCCTTCGCATGGTGACGCCGGGATTCTTCGGCGTCGTCGGCATTCCGCTCGTGGCCGGGCGCGACTTCACCGACGAGGACCGGCGCGGCAACGAACTCGTATCGATCATCAGCCAGTCGATCGCGCAGCGGCTGTTTCCGGGCGGCGACGCCTTGAACCGGCGGCTGCAGTGGCGCAACCCGATCAATGGAGCGCCGTTGCCCAGCCGGATCGTCGGCGTGGTCGGTGACGTGGACGACGAGAACGTCGTGCGGGAGACCGCGATGACGCTGTATCTGCCGGTCCAGCAGCTCGGCGTCGGCGGCCGCCTGTTCGTGCGCGTCGCCGGTGATCCGTACACGCTGGTTCCGGCGATCACCCGCACGGTTCGTGAGCTGGCCCCGGAGCAGCCGGTGGAGCGCGCGGCGACGCTGGCGGACGTCCGCGCCACGGTGCTGTCGCCGGAACGCCTGAATGCGTTCGTCTTCTCCGGGTTCGCGGGGATCGCGCTGCTCATCTCGATCGTCGGTGTGGCCGGGGTGCTGGCGTTCTCGGTGAGTGCCCGGACGCGCGAGTTCGGCATCCGCATGGCGGTCGGATGTGCGCCGCGGAGGCTGTTGAGGCGCGTCGTGTCCGAAGGCGCGGTCATCGCGGCCGTCGGCGTCGTCACCGGCGCCGCCGGCGGGTATCTGTTGACCCGAACCGCGGCGCGCATGATCACGGCGACGCAGGGGCCGGGACTCCTGCCGGCGGCGGTCGCCGCCGCCGTCCTGATCGCCGCGGCGCTTGCCGCCTCGCTCGTGCCGGCCGCGCGCGCCTCCCGCGTCGACGTTCTGCAGGCTCTCCGTTCGGAGTGA